Proteins from one Fibrobacter succinogenes genomic window:
- the nuoL gene encoding NADH-quinone oxidoreductase subunit L, with protein sequence MISLGLIPLFPLLGCIILGAIAVISSGSKKGPAEGFVGTLAVLFPALSFGGVALLALNMPEGGVRETLCNWIDIPMFRVDIGFLYDGLSRIMLLFVTGIGSLIALYSIGYMHGDRGFARYFAYINLFLFSMIVLVLSDNLLLTFLGWEGVGLCSYLLIGFWNKDIKNCKAANKAFIVNRVGDIGFLLGMLCLVTIGGSAILNYDVLSNFISMVISGNHVELVIPVLSIAGILFFIGCTGKSAQIPLLTWLPDAMAGPTPVSALIHAATMVTSGVYLLARLGSMFALLPVVLDIIVIVGMLTAFWAAVAGLFQNDIKKVLAYSTISQLGYMFMASGVCAFDASIFHVFTHAFFKAALFLGAGAVIHALAGEQDMRKMGGLLRKTPVTACVMIFAFLAIVGFPGFSGFWSKDLILEKIFMSSTMGQAVYVVGLITAVITAVYMGRLIILTFFGSYRGSKESEEHIHEAPAVMLIPMVILAFGAVFAGYLWADSIGIKFFAESLAPVVGAAQAYNTPAVTAHLNPAVFAALGTVAALLGMFIAYKIYANARIPAAKGSSAPEGGKATWTFLFDSIHKYIGIIPVNVLAWICDVVVDKILAATQWTIGAIATILGDGAATFQVRKVRLQIALSILGLVALVAIVLLTGGSF encoded by the coding sequence ATGATTTCTCTTGGTTTGATACCTCTCTTCCCGCTGTTGGGATGCATTATTCTCGGTGCTATTGCCGTTATTTCTTCGGGTAGCAAGAAGGGCCCTGCAGAAGGTTTCGTTGGAACGCTCGCCGTGCTCTTCCCGGCACTCTCCTTTGGTGGTGTTGCCTTGCTCGCGCTCAACATGCCCGAAGGTGGCGTTCGTGAAACGCTCTGCAACTGGATTGACATCCCGATGTTCCGCGTGGATATCGGATTCCTTTACGATGGTCTTTCCCGCATCATGCTTCTGTTTGTGACGGGCATCGGCTCTCTCATTGCTCTCTACTCGATCGGTTACATGCATGGCGACCGCGGCTTTGCCCGTTACTTCGCCTACATCAACCTCTTCTTGTTCAGCATGATCGTGCTCGTGCTCTCGGACAACTTGCTCCTCACATTCCTCGGTTGGGAAGGTGTCGGCCTCTGCTCTTACCTCCTCATCGGTTTCTGGAACAAGGACATTAAGAACTGCAAGGCTGCAAACAAGGCTTTCATCGTGAACCGCGTGGGCGATATCGGCTTCTTGCTCGGTATGCTCTGCCTCGTGACGATTGGCGGCTCTGCCATCCTCAATTACGATGTGCTTTCGAACTTCATCAGCATGGTTATTAGTGGAAACCACGTTGAATTGGTCATTCCGGTTCTTTCTATCGCTGGCATCCTGTTCTTCATCGGTTGTACGGGTAAGTCCGCTCAGATTCCGCTTCTGACTTGGCTCCCGGATGCTATGGCGGGTCCGACTCCGGTTTCTGCCTTGATCCATGCTGCAACGATGGTGACCTCTGGCGTTTATTTGCTTGCCCGTCTCGGCAGCATGTTCGCCCTCCTCCCGGTGGTGCTCGACATTATCGTGATTGTCGGTATGCTTACGGCTTTCTGGGCTGCTGTTGCAGGTCTTTTCCAGAACGACATCAAGAAGGTTCTCGCTTACTCTACCATTAGCCAGCTTGGTTACATGTTCATGGCTTCTGGTGTTTGCGCCTTTGACGCTTCTATCTTCCACGTGTTTACCCATGCCTTCTTCAAGGCGGCTCTCTTCCTCGGTGCTGGTGCCGTAATCCACGCTCTCGCCGGTGAACAGGATATGCGTAAGATGGGTGGCCTCCTCAGAAAGACTCCGGTGACCGCCTGCGTGATGATTTTCGCATTCCTCGCGATTGTCGGTTTCCCGGGCTTCTCTGGTTTCTGGTCCAAGGACTTGATTCTCGAAAAGATTTTCATGAGCAGCACGATGGGTCAGGCTGTTTACGTCGTTGGCCTTATTACCGCTGTTATTACCGCTGTTTACATGGGTCGTCTCATTATCCTTACGTTCTTCGGTAGCTACCGCGGTTCCAAGGAAAGTGAAGAACACATCCACGAAGCTCCGGCTGTCATGCTCATCCCGATGGTGATTCTTGCTTTCGGTGCCGTGTTTGCCGGTTACCTCTGGGCCGATTCTATTGGCATCAAGTTCTTTGCCGAATCGCTCGCTCCGGTTGTGGGCGCCGCTCAGGCATACAACACTCCGGCTGTGACCGCACACTTGAACCCGGCTGTCTTTGCCGCTCTCGGTACGGTTGCCGCTTTGCTCGGTATGTTTATTGCTTACAAGATCTACGCTAACGCTCGTATCCCGGCTGCCAAGGGCTCTTCTGCTCCGGAAGGTGGCAAGGCTACATGGACGTTCCTGTTCGATTCCATCCACAAGTACATCGGTATCATTCCGGTCAACGTGCTTGCATGGATTTGCGATGTGGTCGTGGATAAGATTCTTGCAGCGACCCAGTGGACGATTGGTGCTATCGCTACGATTCTCGGTGACGGTGCCGCGACCTTCCAGGTGCGCAAGGTGCGTCTCCAAATTGCCCTTAGCATTCTTGGCTTAGTCGCTCTTGTGGCTATTGTTCTTTTGACTGGAGGTTCTTTCTAA
- a CDS encoding NuoM family protein, producing MLLHLLVLAPFVAAILMVMTSKDDSKSSSRLAILMGIGFTAMSVALIAQGSVSTEEIEWFRIPGCKGPVYYYLTSHGLASWMVLLSCGLSLVALISARDITCRSYRNFAIGIFSLMGAMNGTFLAADAVLFFFFFEAMVIPAAILIAGFGGKDRMKAAMTFAIYTLVGSAPMMVALWYLLTVADNSTLISLAVAVQSLPEATQNVLLVCFLLAFLVKTPIFPFHGWQAITYAEAPAPLSAILTGAMSKAGVFGFIVWILPIFPLSMNAVSGLMWLGLFTAVYGALMALRATDGKKLLAFSSMGHLGLAVAGVFSLSEAMLPAVLVLLVAHGISAGAQFFLMGIAERMAGTRELEKLGGLSSTNPVFGTLFGFAGVMALAVPGTAGFVGEFSVLLTLWDMGPLPALVAGFTLILSAAYMLRFIQKVIFGKPSRIYNDGRRTTLLEGTSVGIMLLLLLVFGFHPAFVTDSLVEAESKEDPAAAQVLNDAALNNGEAPMTAEEIHQLDSTLAAAGFKDDERASIIAQMKGENGSEAAAKSENSVKEASDAK from the coding sequence ATGCTATTACATCTCCTTGTCCTCGCTCCGTTCGTTGCTGCCATCCTCATGGTGATGACCTCCAAGGATGACTCCAAGTCTTCTTCACGTCTTGCTATTTTGATGGGTATTGGCTTTACGGCTATGTCTGTCGCTCTCATTGCTCAAGGTAGCGTCTCGACGGAAGAAATCGAATGGTTCCGTATCCCTGGATGCAAGGGACCTGTTTACTACTACTTGACGAGTCACGGACTTGCCTCTTGGATGGTTCTCCTTTCTTGCGGGCTTTCTCTCGTGGCTTTGATTTCTGCTCGTGACATTACTTGCAGAAGCTATCGCAACTTCGCCATTGGCATCTTCTCGTTGATGGGCGCCATGAACGGCACCTTCCTCGCTGCTGATGCGGTTCTCTTCTTCTTCTTCTTCGAAGCCATGGTGATTCCGGCTGCAATTCTGATTGCCGGTTTCGGTGGCAAGGACAGAATGAAGGCGGCGATGACGTTTGCGATTTACACGTTGGTGGGTTCTGCTCCGATGATGGTTGCTCTCTGGTATCTCTTGACGGTTGCTGATAACTCGACGCTTATCTCTCTTGCCGTTGCAGTCCAGAGCCTCCCGGAAGCTACGCAGAATGTGCTTCTCGTTTGCTTCCTTTTGGCATTCCTCGTGAAGACCCCGATTTTCCCGTTCCACGGCTGGCAGGCGATTACTTACGCCGAAGCTCCGGCTCCGCTTTCTGCAATCCTCACGGGTGCAATGAGTAAGGCTGGCGTGTTTGGCTTTATCGTCTGGATCCTCCCGATTTTCCCGCTTTCGATGAATGCTGTTTCGGGCTTGATGTGGCTTGGCCTCTTCACGGCGGTCTATGGCGCGCTCATGGCTCTCCGCGCAACGGATGGCAAAAAGCTCCTCGCTTTCAGCTCCATGGGTCACCTTGGCCTTGCTGTGGCTGGCGTGTTTAGCCTCTCCGAAGCAATGCTCCCGGCAGTGTTGGTGTTGCTTGTGGCTCACGGTATTTCTGCTGGCGCTCAGTTCTTCCTCATGGGAATTGCAGAACGCATGGCCGGTACGCGTGAACTCGAAAAGCTCGGTGGTCTTTCTTCTACGAATCCGGTGTTCGGTACGCTGTTTGGATTTGCTGGCGTCATGGCTCTCGCTGTTCCTGGAACGGCTGGCTTTGTCGGTGAATTCTCCGTGCTCCTCACTTTGTGGGACATGGGCCCGCTCCCGGCACTCGTGGCAGGTTTCACCTTGATTCTTTCTGCCGCTTACATGCTGCGCTTTATCCAGAAGGTCATCTTCGGTAAGCCTTCTCGCATATACAATGATGGCCGTCGCACGACGCTTCTCGAAGGAACTTCGGTTGGCATCATGCTTTTGCTCCTCCTCGTGTTCGGTTTCCATCCGGCATTTGTGACGGATTCTCTTGTGGAAGCTGAATCGAAGGAAGACCCGGCTGCCGCTCAGGTGCTTAACGATGCCGCTCTCAACAATGGCGAAGCTCCGATGACTGCCGAAGAAATCCATCAGCTGGATTCGACTCTTGCAGCCGCCGGCTTCAAGGACGATGAACGCGCTTCCATCATCGCCCAGATGAAGGGTGAAAATGGCTCCGAAGCTGCTGCAAAATCTGAAAATTCTGTAAAGGAGGCTTCCGATGCTAAGTAA
- a CDS encoding NADH-quinone oxidoreductase subunit N, which produces MLSNLVYLLPVIFVVLGGMVALAAEPFFDDENKHKVLPWVSAFFIVLGVVALYYAKTETLLNLYAMDPIRRVLCMAILLCAFLGISGLQWTLGREKFKGGEAYGLMLLATSGALLMTQAIDFVALFIAMELTSFPIYALVGIRRKDVNANEGVFKYFVSGAVFSAIFLYGVSLIYGATGSTHFCGHVLNGREAIYGVGMLFVIAGLLFKAGAAPLHFWVADVYTGASVAVTGFMAAVVKVGALAALGTVWISVLVTRSGAEAVWNLAEKVTIANPSKPLFYVVLIVALLSMVIGAFSGLAQKSVRRILAFSAVMNAGFIVIGLLLPNYLGKGEIQMGPMFYFLITYAIASAGALTGIAYMSGREDHKENLDELQGAGRRRPFVALGVAVCLASLAGLPPVAGFLAKFTLFTEAFNADLGWLAAVGFGLSLVAAVYYLRIAYVLFAPKKDEGATHCCCGEGKCCGQFEATYVYLLRFAVAVAAISLLVISVRPALALIG; this is translated from the coding sequence ATGCTAAGTAATCTTGTTTATCTCTTGCCGGTTATTTTTGTGGTTTTGGGCGGCATGGTGGCTCTCGCTGCCGAACCGTTCTTCGATGACGAAAACAAGCACAAGGTGCTTCCGTGGGTTTCTGCGTTCTTTATCGTTTTGGGCGTTGTCGCTTTGTACTACGCCAAGACCGAAACACTCTTGAACCTCTACGCAATGGATCCGATCCGCCGCGTGCTTTGCATGGCCATTCTCCTCTGCGCTTTCCTCGGCATTTCCGGTCTCCAGTGGACACTTGGCCGTGAAAAGTTCAAGGGTGGTGAAGCTTATGGCTTAATGCTCCTTGCTACAAGCGGTGCGTTGCTCATGACGCAGGCCATTGACTTTGTTGCTCTCTTCATTGCCATGGAACTCACGAGCTTCCCGATTTACGCTCTCGTGGGCATCCGCCGCAAGGACGTCAATGCGAACGAAGGTGTGTTCAAGTACTTTGTCTCGGGTGCTGTTTTCAGTGCAATTTTCCTCTACGGTGTTTCGCTGATTTACGGTGCAACGGGCTCTACGCATTTCTGCGGTCACGTGCTTAACGGTCGTGAAGCTATCTATGGCGTGGGCATGCTCTTTGTGATTGCGGGCCTCCTCTTCAAGGCTGGCGCTGCTCCGCTCCACTTCTGGGTGGCTGACGTCTATACGGGCGCTTCTGTTGCCGTGACGGGCTTTATGGCTGCTGTCGTGAAGGTCGGTGCTCTTGCCGCTCTCGGTACAGTTTGGATCAGCGTTCTCGTGACGCGCTCCGGTGCCGAAGCTGTTTGGAACCTCGCTGAAAAGGTGACGATTGCAAATCCGTCCAAGCCGCTCTTCTACGTGGTCTTGATTGTGGCGCTCCTTTCCATGGTGATTGGCGCCTTTAGCGGCCTTGCTCAGAAGTCTGTGCGTCGCATCTTGGCTTTCTCCGCCGTGATGAACGCTGGCTTTATTGTGATCGGCCTCTTGCTCCCGAATTACCTCGGCAAAGGTGAAATCCAGATGGGCCCGATGTTCTACTTCCTCATCACGTACGCGATTGCATCTGCAGGTGCCTTGACGGGTATCGCTTACATGTCCGGCAGGGAAGATCACAAGGAAAATCTCGATGAACTCCAGGGCGCTGGTCGCCGCCGTCCGTTCGTGGCGCTTGGCGTTGCCGTGTGCCTAGCTTCTCTCGCAGGCCTTCCGCCAGTTGCAGGTTTCCTTGCCAAGTTCACGTTGTTCACCGAAGCCTTCAATGCTGATCTCGGCTGGCTTGCCGCTGTTGGCTTTGGCCTTTCTTTGGTGGCTGCGGTTTACTACCTCCGCATTGCCTACGTGCTCTTTGCCCCGAAAAAGGACGAAGGTGCAACTCATTGCTGCTGTGGTGAAGGTAAGTGCTGTGGCCAGTTCGAAGCAACCTATGTTTATCTGCTCCGCTTTGCTGTGGCTGTAGCCGCAATCTCGCTCCTCGTGATTAGCGTGCGCCCGGCATTGGCTTTGATTGGATAA
- a CDS encoding FISUMP domain-containing protein encodes MNLIKKIVMVATCMIVSATFVACDDSSSVSVDIDESASESSSSEKKEQSSSSEEKDEVRQSSSSSVLASSSGAEKKTSSSSNEIGSSSSVVQKHNSSSSVLFSAVPIKDKSLSCVAQKGPFAIGSTITIYELDGNYALTHNSIIDSIENIDWYTASGTFKVPNVTLATQYAFFEVNGYFYNEFDGKRSNKTISLNGLSDLSNRNKVNINVLTHLEYKRVLYLVKSGINFSDAKKQAESEVLEAFGIKEKFASSEDLNIFGRDNENAALLAMSALMLCQGEDSLSGNLTNIVDDFEADGSWDDKTSKAKIADCAREKDLMGGLEAIRSNVEKWNVGLVPKFEHIVRDFWYANYGLGECNSNNNGKMLEVKNEHSALFGSNVRLICKDSAWVEASEFEKAYGFNKKGADGDFLIVTESGNKYKYDENLNEWKFASALDVALDNACTNKRIGLTVKNENEKLYYCSANGWFSPADGWNWEVPPKYRFNPAISYGEMTDTRDGKKYSIVEIGEGEKKQIWMAENLNYYKASDSTLNGHSWCFGTKESDQTAVCDVAGRLYSWSAAVAKEYEKCGQGRAYCDIGDEIVQGACPSGWHLPKYEEWELLFENVGGKKTAAKYLKSQTGWANCDACLDAVGFSALPVGYKIYESWFNYAGGSAVFWSSTSPDAIYAYLVHLGDMWDSADFWTTKKDGGVSVRCVKD; translated from the coding sequence ATGAACTTGATTAAAAAGATTGTGATGGTGGCAACTTGCATGATTGTGTCAGCCACTTTCGTTGCTTGCGATGATAGTTCTTCGGTGTCGGTTGACATCGACGAAAGTGCGAGTGAATCGTCTTCGAGTGAAAAAAAGGAGCAGTCGTCCTCTAGCGAAGAAAAGGATGAAGTCAGACAGTCCTCTTCTAGCAGTGTCCTTGCTAGTTCCAGTGGTGCTGAAAAAAAAACGTCTTCGTCAAGTAATGAGATTGGATCTTCTAGTAGCGTAGTTCAAAAACATAACAGTTCGTCTAGTGTTTTGTTTAGCGCTGTTCCGATCAAGGACAAATCCCTTAGCTGTGTTGCGCAAAAAGGACCATTTGCAATCGGTTCAACGATAACTATTTACGAACTAGATGGTAATTACGCTCTGACTCATAATAGCATAATTGATTCCATAGAAAACATAGACTGGTATACTGCATCTGGGACGTTCAAAGTTCCGAATGTGACGTTGGCTACTCAGTATGCGTTTTTTGAAGTGAATGGTTATTTCTATAATGAATTCGATGGTAAGAGATCAAATAAAACCATTTCATTGAATGGACTTTCGGATCTTTCCAATCGTAATAAGGTGAATATAAATGTACTTACGCATTTGGAATATAAGCGAGTTCTTTATTTGGTGAAATCGGGAATCAATTTTTCGGATGCGAAGAAACAGGCTGAATCAGAAGTTCTTGAAGCGTTTGGTATTAAGGAAAAATTTGCAAGTTCTGAAGATTTGAATATTTTTGGTAGGGACAATGAAAATGCAGCACTGCTGGCGATGAGTGCACTTATGCTTTGCCAAGGAGAAGATAGTCTTAGTGGAAATTTGACCAATATTGTTGATGATTTTGAGGCAGATGGTAGTTGGGATGATAAAACCTCTAAGGCGAAGATTGCTGATTGCGCACGAGAAAAAGATCTTATGGGCGGACTTGAGGCGATTCGTAGCAATGTTGAAAAGTGGAATGTTGGGCTTGTGCCAAAATTTGAACACATTGTACGAGACTTTTGGTATGCGAATTATGGATTGGGTGAATGTAATTCAAATAACAACGGCAAAATGCTTGAGGTAAAAAATGAGCATAGCGCTTTGTTTGGGTCGAATGTTCGCTTAATATGCAAGGATAGTGCATGGGTTGAGGCTTCGGAGTTTGAAAAGGCTTATGGGTTTAATAAAAAAGGTGCTGATGGTGATTTTTTGATTGTGACTGAAAGCGGAAATAAATACAAGTATGATGAAAATTTGAATGAATGGAAATTTGCGAGTGCTTTGGATGTGGCTTTGGATAATGCATGTACAAACAAGCGTATTGGTTTAACGGTTAAAAATGAGAATGAAAAGCTGTATTACTGTTCTGCAAATGGTTGGTTTAGTCCAGCGGATGGCTGGAATTGGGAAGTCCCTCCTAAATATCGTTTTAATCCGGCAATATCCTATGGTGAAATGACTGATACTCGCGACGGAAAAAAGTATAGTATTGTGGAAATCGGCGAAGGTGAAAAGAAACAGATCTGGATGGCCGAAAACTTGAATTACTATAAAGCAAGTGATTCAACACTTAATGGACATAGCTGGTGCTTCGGTACAAAAGAAAGTGATCAAACGGCTGTTTGTGATGTGGCCGGCCGCCTTTACAGTTGGTCTGCTGCTGTGGCTAAAGAGTACGAAAAATGTGGCCAGGGACGAGCATATTGCGATATTGGGGACGAAATTGTGCAGGGGGCTTGCCCATCAGGATGGCATTTGCCCAAGTACGAAGAGTGGGAACTACTGTTTGAGAATGTGGGTGGGAAAAAAACTGCTGCCAAGTATCTCAAATCGCAGACGGGCTGGGCTAATTGCGATGCTTGCCTTGATGCCGTTGGCTTTTCGGCATTGCCTGTTGGTTATAAAATATACGAAAGCTGGTTTAATTATGCTGGAGGAAGTGCGGTGTTTTGGAGTTCTACATCGCCTGATGCTATCTATGCGTATCTAGTCCATCTAGGCGATATGTGGGATAGTGCTGATTTTTGGACTACAAAAAAAGACGGTGGTGTTTCTGTTCGTTGTGTTAAAGATTAA
- the ispF gene encoding 2-C-methyl-D-erythritol 2,4-cyclodiphosphate synthase — protein sequence MDKIYRSGIGFDVHKLVEGRKCIIGGVDIPYEKGLLGHSDADVLLHAISDALLGAAGLGDIGTYFPDTDPAFKGADSLELLRKVGEEVKKAGYEIINIDSIVMCERPKVNPHKEQMKTNIARVLSLDVKQIGIKGTTTEKLGFTGRGEGIASQAIAMVRSV from the coding sequence ATGGACAAAATTTATCGTTCTGGTATTGGTTTTGACGTTCACAAGCTGGTGGAAGGCCGCAAGTGCATTATCGGTGGCGTGGACATCCCGTACGAAAAGGGCCTTCTCGGTCATAGCGATGCAGACGTTTTGCTGCATGCGATTAGCGATGCTCTGCTCGGGGCTGCTGGCCTCGGCGACATCGGCACGTACTTCCCGGATACGGACCCGGCATTCAAGGGCGCCGATAGCTTGGAACTCTTGCGCAAAGTTGGCGAAGAAGTCAAGAAGGCTGGCTACGAAATCATCAACATCGATAGCATTGTGATGTGCGAACGCCCGAAGGTGAACCCGCACAAGGAGCAAATGAAGACGAATATCGCCCGCGTGCTCAGCCTCGATGTAAAGCAGATTGGCATTAAGGGCACGACAACCGAGAAACTCGGCTTTACGGGCCGTGGTGAGGGAATCGCAAGCCAGGCTATTGCGATGGTGCGCAGCGTTTAG